In Juglans microcarpa x Juglans regia isolate MS1-56 chromosome 4S, Jm3101_v1.0, whole genome shotgun sequence, a single window of DNA contains:
- the LOC121262273 gene encoding EPIDERMAL PATTERNING FACTOR-like protein 2: MDSSENCVCWHRYRHLLIISSLLFVLLVSSSTKVRFMAEGRGIPELVKAAQERIEEKKVVRMVRTQIGSRPPSCERRCSNCKHCEAVQVPIVPRVLQKTPRTNHFSAAAVATPTIAYSRDGVSNYKPMCWKCKCGDFIFNP; this comes from the exons atggacaGCTCTGAAAATTGCGTTTGTTGGCACAGATATAGACATCTACTCATAATTTCCAGCTTGCTCTTTGTGCTTTTGGTTTCAAGCTCGACCAAAGTGAGATTCATGGCTGAAG GAAGAGGCATTCCAGAGTTAGTTAAGGCTGCTCAA GAAAGGATAGAAGAGAAGAAAGTAGTAAGGATGGTGAGAACTCAGATAGGGTCAAGGCCACCAAGTTGCGAGAGGAGGTGCAGCAACTGTAAGCACTGCGAAGCAGTTCAGGTCCCGATCGTCCCAAGAGTACTGCAAAAAACACCCAGGACAAACCACTTCTCTGCAGCTGCTGTTGCGACCCCCACAATTGCATACTCCAGAGATGGGGTCTCTAACTACAAGCCTATGTGCTGGAAGTGCAAGTGCGGGGACTTCATCTTCAATCcttga